The region ACAGCGGCAAGAACGACACCAAGCCGCCGGACAACAAGCCGATCGTCTGAACCGCGCGCCGAGGCCCGTGAGCCTCAGCGCTGATTCGTCTCGGGGCGACCGTCCTTGATCGTTGCGCCCTGCCGCAGCGTGGTGACCCAGCCGCCGAAGAACTCGTTCTGCCGGCGACCGAGCAGTTCCTGCGTGATCTGACCGCGCGACTGCGGATTGAGCTGCGTGGTGTCGGCGAGTACCCGCGCGTCGGCGCGCACGAAGAACCAGCCGCCCGGCGTGCGATAGGGACCCATCGGCTTTCCAAGCGGCGCACCGAACAGCACGCCCGCGACCTCCGGAGCGTTCGCAAGCCTCGGATCCGGCTGCAACCGCGTCATCGCCGGGATCTTGAACGGCACCTGGCCGGCTGCCGCGGCCGCCTGCTCGAGCGTCTGTCCGCTCTTCAGAGCCTGCGCAACCTGATCGGCGAGCGGCTTGGCGGCATCGACACGCTTGAGGTTCTGAGCCAGCACCCGCAGCTGCTCTTCAAGATCGGCGCGCGGCGTGGGGCCGGCTTCGTACTGCCCGGCGACCGCGACGATCGAAAACGCGTCGAGTCCCTGGAACACCGGGCTGACCTCGTTCTTCTTGTGCGAGAGACCCCAGTCCGCGGCGTCGGGGAAGTCCACCAGGTCCTGAGGGGTGTTGTTGTAGTCGTAGAAGCTCGACTTGGTCGTCGCCAGGCCGGCTTCGGTCGCCGCCTTCGCGAGCCCGACCGACACCGCGCGCGAACGGATCTTGACCGCCGACTCGAGCTGCAGACGCAGCGCGTCCTCGCTCTGGCGCGCCTTGATCATGATCTGCGCGACCTTGACCTGGGGGGACGGCGTCATCGACTTCTGAAGCAGCTTTACGATGATGAAGCGGCCGTTCTGCTCGATCGGGTCGAACACCATTCCGGTGTCGGCGAGCATCACCTTCGGGCCGAGTTCGGGGCCGAGTTCCATCGGCTGGAACATGCGCTGGATCTCGCCGCCCTGCGCGGCACCCGGTCCCTGCGAATAGTCGCGCGCCAGCGCCGCGAAGGACTCGCCGGCCCGGGAGCGCGTCGAGATGCTGTGCGCCTGTTCGCGCGCCACGCGCACTTCCTCGTCCGAAAACTTGCGCGGAATGCGCAGCACTTCGAGCTGGGTGCGGGCGGGTGCCGAGAAGCGATTCTTGTAAGCCTCGTAGGCCTTGGCGAGATCGGCATCCTGGACCTCGGGCGCCGGCGCGCTGAGCGCTCCGGTCACCATCACGACGGTGGCTTCGACGCGGTCGACCGCCTCGTGGAAGCGCTCGAGCAGTTCGGGCTCCGACAGCTTCAGCGATGCGGCGAGCCGCTCCTGGAGCTTGCGCGGGGGCAGCTGCTCGCGCGTCATCTCTTCGAACGGCGCCCACCAGCTCGCGCTGGGATCGTTGACTGCCGTCTGGTACTTCGCCATGTCGAACTTGCCGTTGGTCTGGAAGTCCGGCAACGACGCCAGCATCTGGGGCGGCAGGTTCTTGAGCGTCCAGGTGATCTCGGCGTCGGACACTCCGAGGCCCAGCGACTTCGCGCGCTGCTGCATGAGGCGCTGCGTCACGACGCCGCGCCACGCCTGCGACTGCAGCGTGATGGCGTCCTGATCCGCCGGGTCGCCGCCGAACTGGCCGCGATACTGGTTCTTGGCTTCCTCGAGCACGAGCGCGAATTGTTCGCGGGTGATCGGGGTGCCGTTCACGCTGCCGAGCGAGCCATCGGCACGCTGGCCGGAGCTGGGATCGTAGCCGGCGGCGAAGAACGTCACGAAGGTCAGTACGGTGAGGATGATCAGCGCCCACCACACGAACTTGATGCGCTTGTTGCCCATGCGCAGGTATCTCAACATCGTCGGGACTCCGTATGGGGCGGCCGAAGCCGTGGAACGTCTCAGGAAGGCGAGCGAGAATAGCAGTGTGAGCTCGGACTCCGCCAGTTTCGATTGCGGGTACCGAAGGTGTGTGCTACCGCTTGCGCCCAAGAGGTTTCGCCTTCCAACCTGGGCTCCCCGTGACCACGCGCGCCGACTCCATCCAGCGACCCGCCGAACCCCCGCCGGTGATCGAACCCGACGTCGGGGTCCCTCATGCGGCGCTGGCGGCTCAGGTGCTCGACACCTTCGATCACGGGGTGGTGGCGCTCGACCGCGATCGAAAGGTCACCTACGCCAATCGCTGGATCGAGGAGCTGGTGGGCGCCGAGCCGGAAGGACTGCTCGGAACTCCGGGCAGCCGACTGTTTCCGGGCGCCGAGGCGCGCTGGCTGCGCGGGACGTCACGGGAGCCGCGCGACTTCCGGCTGGAGTCCGAGGGCCGGCAGCTCACGCTGCGCGCCGAATCGATGCCACTCCGTAATGAGGAGGGCGACGTGCTCGGCTCGGTGGTGCTGGCCGAGACGATCGCCGAGACCGACGAGGGCGAGTTCCAGAAGAAGATCGACCGCCTGGTGTCGCTCGGTGAGCTGTCCGCCTACGTCGCACACGAGATTCGCAACCCGTTGACCGGGATTCGCACCACGGTCCAATTCGTTGGCTCCAAGCTCAAGCCTTCCGATCCGCGGCGCGAGGACCTCGAGGACGTGATCACGGAGCTCGATCGCATCGAACAAATCATCACCGGGCTGCTGATGTTCGCGCGCCCCCCCGCGGCGCGCTCCCAGCCGTGCGATCTGCAACTGGTGCTCGAGAAGACGCTCGACATCATCGAGCTGCAGGCCGGCGACGCCCAGGTCGCGCTCATCAAGGAATTCACCGACGATCTGGCGCTGGTGTACGCGGACCCCGATCTCACCCAGCAGGTATTCCTCAACCTGTGCCTGAACGCGATTCAGGCGATGCCGGAAGGTGGCGAACTGACCGTGACGACCGGAATCCGGCGCTACCGCAGCCGTCGGCCGCTCGTCGACGTTTCGTTCCGCGATTCCGGCATCGGAATTCCGAAGGAGCTGATGGAAAAGATCTTCGATCCGTTCTTCACCACCCGATCCATGGGCACCGGGCTCGGGTTGCCGATTTCAGTGCAGATCATGCGGGAGATCGGCGGCGGTATCACCGCCAAGAACAATCCCTCGGGGGGCGCCACGTTCCGCGTGTCGTTCCCGGTGCCGGCCGAGCCGCCAGGCAAGCCCGAGGAGTGACCCGCATGCGCATGACCGTGCTGGTGGTCGACGACGAGCTCCTCATTCGAAAGTCGCTCGCCAAGGTGCTGCGGGAGAGTGGCTATACCGTCGAGACCGCGAGCACCGGCGCCGAGGGGCTTCAGAAGGTGGCGGAGGTGCGGCCGCAGATCATGATCCTCGACATGCGGCTGCCCGACACCGACGGCCTGTCGGTGCTGCGGCGGGTCCGGCAGGTCGATTCGCTGCTGCAGGTGATCGTGATCACGGCATTCGGCGACGTTCAGTCGGCGGTCGACGCCATGAAGCTCGGAGCCGCCGACTTCCTGCGCAAGCCCTATGAGCTGGAGGACATCAAGCTCGCGGTCGAGGCCGCCAAGAAGACTTTTCGCCAGGCCAGCGAGCTGGATCTGTACCGCCGGCAGGCGTGGCGCCAGTACACCGGTGAAGAGATCATCGGCGAGTCGGGGCCGATCGCTCAGGTGCGCGACCTCATCGACAAGGTGGTGCGCAGCCAGGCGACCTCGGTTCTGATCACCGGCGAGAGCGGTACCGGCAAGGAATTGGTCGCTCGTGCAATCCACTACAAGAGTGATCGTGGTCAGGCTCCGCTCATGGAGGTCAACTGCTCCTCCTTTCAGGAGAGCCTGCTCGAGAACGAGCTGTTCGGTCACGAGAAGGGCGCCTTCACCGACGCCAGCGACCTGAAGAAGGGGCTGATCGAGCTGTGTGACGGCGGCACATTGTTCCTGGACGAAGTCGCCGACATGTCGCTGCCCACCCAGGCCAAGCTGCTGCGGTTCATCGACCAGCGTCAGTTCAAGCGGGTCGGGGGCGCGCAGGACATCAGCGTCGACATCCGCATCGTGGCCGCCACCAACAAAGATCTCGAGGGCGAGGTGCGTGCGAGCCGGTTCCGCAGCGACCTCTACTTCCGACTCAAGGTGGTCGCGATCCACCTGCCGGCGTTGCGGGATCGCGCCGAGGACGTCGTGCTGCTGGCGCGCCACTTCGTGAAGGAGTTCGCGCGCAAGTTCTCGAAACAGTTCGAGGATCTGTCACCGGCCGCGCAGCAGGTGTTGCTGTCGTATCGCTGGCCCGGAAACGTGCGCGAACTGCGCAATCTGATGGAGCGCGTGGTGCTGCTCGAAGAAGGCACGCTGCTCGACGTCGATCATCTGCCGCCGGAACTCGCAGGTCGCCGCGTGTCGTCCGACTCGGAGCACATCGGACTGCCGACGCTCGCGCAGATGGAAGCGGATCACATCAGTGAAGTGTTGCGACTCACCGCCGGCAACAAGAGTCGCGCCGCGCGCATTCTCGGCATCTCGCGTCAGGGCTTGATCGAAAAACTTCGACGACTGAGACTCGATGAGAGCGCCGGTCGTCAAGTGTCTTGACACCCACTAGGAAGTGGACACACGCACGCAACGTGCGCGATTGCTGATCGAATCATCGCTCGCGCGAATCACTCATCACGAAGTTGACAGTCGAACGACGCGCACGCGTGCATGCGTGCGCGTTTTTTTTGTGCGACGACGACGCTGCGCCTCGACGTAATCAATGATCGCAACGCTTTACGATCAACCTTCGTCGCGAAGCACGTTCGTGGCACGACGGCTGCATCTATCTCCATGCAAGGCCACGCAGCGCATTCATGCGATGCGAATGTGCCGCCCGGGCGCTTCGGCGCCCATCGCATGTCCCCGGCGAGTGCACAAAGCTATCGCCGCTCGAAGCAACTCATGAGGAGGTGATTCGAGAATGGCTGCCAAGAAGAAGGCTGCGAAGAAGAAGGGCACCAAGAAGAAGGCTGCGAAGAAGAAGAAGTAACGACTTCTTCCGGACCTGGCACGTCCTTGGGGGATCGGTCGACGCCCATCGCCGACCGGTCCCCGACTGCTTGAGGGCGCTGCGACCCAAGAACTGGCGAGCGGACTCCAGTTTCGATCCGATCCAAAGGATCCCCTCGGGTAAGAGCGGTATCGTCGCTCGCGGCCCAAGGATCCCTCTCGGCGAGTGCGGGACGCGAGGGGAGACCTTGTCATGACGGGTTTTGGGCCACATCTGGTTTTCGACGCCTATGGCTGTCCGCCGGATCGCCTCGGCGATCTGCAGGGGCTGTACGGCCTGCTCGACGGCCTGCCGGAGCGCATTCAGATGACGAAGATCATGCCGCCGTACGTGTTCCGCCATGCGGGCGCGCCCGGAATGGAAGGTCTGTCGGGCTTCGTGCTGATCGCCGAGAGCCACATCAGCATCCACACCTTTCCGAAGCGGAAGTTCATCAACGTCGACATCTTCTCGTGCAACGACTTCGACGTCGAAGATGCATTGCGCGAGCTGACCGGTGCGTTCTCGCCGCGCCGCGTCGACTGGAGGCTCCTCGACCGCGGTCTGGAGTTCCCGAAGAACCTCGGGGACAGCCGCCAGCTGGTCGAGCAGGAAAGGCGCCGAGTCTCGGCGCGTTCGATGGGACTGGGGGTCTCGCGCTAGGGCTGGCCGTCACTACCTCCTGTCTTGCGACGGCCCGCTCACGGACGAGCGGGCCGTTCGCGCGTTTGGCGGCGTTGCTATAGTCGCGCGCGGATGCGGCCGCCGCTCCGAGCCCCCCTCGCCGAAGGACCCGTCTTGAAATCCCCGCCCCCGGCACCGCCCGGCGTGATCGCGATTCGCGGCGCGCGCCAGCACAACCTGCGCAATCTCGACCTCGATCTGCCACGTGGCGGGCTCACCGTGATCACCGGTGTTTCGGGTTCCGGCAAGTCGTCGCTCGCGTTCGACACGCTCTACGCCGAGGGTCAGCGGCGCTACGTCGAGTCCGTTTCGAGCTATGCGCGCCAGTTCCTCGAACGCCTGCCGCGCCCCGACGTGGACTCCATCCACGGGCTCACGCCTGCTGTCGCCATCCAGCAGGTTGCTCCGGCGCGCAGTGCGCGCTCGACGGTCGCGACATCGACCGAGATCCACGATTACCTGCGCATTCTGTTCGCGCGACTCGGTACCGTGTGGTGCGGGAACTGCGGGCGGCAAGTCGCCGCCGACAGCCCGCAGTCGATCACCCGCGAGGCCGACGCATGGCCGGCAGGGGCGCGGTTGCTGGTGCTTGCGCCGCTCGCGGTGCGATCGGGCGTGGAGTGGCCCGAACAGGCCGCGAACCTTCTCAAGGCCGGTTACACCCGCATCGCGATCGGGGACGTCGTGCACGAACTCGATCCGGCGCCGCGCATGCCGCGTGGCGCATCGCGGATCGCGCTCGTGGTCGATCGCTTCACCTGGGAGCCCGCCGAGCGTGAGCGGCTGGCGGATTCCTGCGCGCAGGCGTTTCGCCGCGGCGAGGGCCGTCTCGAGCTGCGGCTCGAGGGTCAGGCACCGCTCACGCGCAGCGAGCGCTGGGAGTGCTCGCAGTGCGGAACGCCGGCGATGCGCCCGGAGCCCGGTCTGTTCTCGTTCAACAGTCCGCTCGGCGTGTGTCCGACCTGCCGCGGCTTCGGCAACGTGCTGACCTTCACGCCGGAGCTGATCGTGCCCGATCCTGCGAAATCGCTGCGCGAAGGCGCGCTCGATCCGTGGGCCCGTTCGTGGCGAAAGCTGGCATGGCCGCGGCTCGAGAAGCTCTCGAAGGAGCAGGGAGTGTCGCTCGAAACGCCGTGGCGCAAATTGTCGGCCGCGCACCGCAAGCTGCTGCTCGAAGGCGGCGAGGGATTTCGCGGCGTGCTGCCGTTCCTCGAGCGACTCAAGGCCAAGTCCTACAAGGCGGGCAATCGCTTCATCGTCAAGCGCTATCAGACGGCGTTGCCATGCGAGGACTGTCGGGGCACTCGACTGCGCCGCGAGGCGCTGCTGGTCAAGGTCGGCGACCTCAACATCGCCGAGGTCGCGGCACTCTCGGTGTCGGACGTGTCCGCGTGGTTCGCGGGGCTCGGCTTCGGCGGCGAGGCGCAGGCGATCGCGGGTCCGGTGCTGGTCGAGATCGACTCACGACTGCGCTTCCTGCGCCGCGTCGATCTGGGCTACCTGACGCTCGATCGCATGACCCGAACGCTGTCGGGTGGAGAGGCGCAACGCATCGAGCTGGCGAACGCGCTCGGCGCCAACCTCGCCGATACGCTCTACGTGCTCGACGAGCCGACCGTCGGGCTGCATCCGCGTGACAGCGATCGGCTCACCGAGATGCTCGACGAGCTGGCGGCACGCGGAAACACGCTCGTGGTCGTTGAGCACGAGCCGATTCTGATGCGCGCCGCCGACCACCTGGTCGATCTGGGACCGGGCGCCGGAAGCCTGGGCGGAGAGCTGCTCTACAGCGGTCCGGCGGGTGCGGCGCTCGATCGGCTCGATACCGAGACGGCGCGCTACCTGCGCGGCGAGAAACGCGTCACGCGAGCGCGAGTCCAGGCGGAGCCGCGCGCCTTCATCACGATCGAAGGCGCGACCCACCACAATCTGAAGCACGTCACCGCGCGAATCCCGACCGCGCGGCTCACCGCGGTCACCGGTGTCTCGGGGTCGGGCAAGAGCAGCCTGGTCGACGAGATCCTCTACCGGGTCGCGCGACGGGTCCTGGAAGGTCGCGAGGAGGAACCGGCCGGCGCGCACGGCACGGTGACCGGGCTGCAGGCGTTCAAACGCGTCGTGATGGTCGACCAGAGCCCGATCGGCCGCACGCCGCGCTCGTGTCCGGTCTCCTACATCGATGCCTATGCGCCGCTGCGTGCAATCTTCGGCGCGCAGCCGACCGCGCTGGCGCGAGGGCTCAAAGACGGCGCGTTCTCGTTCAACACCGCGGGTGGGCGCTGTGATTCCTGCGAGGGGGCCGGCTGGGTGAAGGTCGAGATGTACTTCCTCGCCGACCTTCAGGTGCCGTGCGAGGTGTGTGGCGGAGATCGCTTCCGGCCCGAGGTGCTCGAGGTTCGCTACCGCGGAGTCAACATCCGCGAAGCGCTCGATCTCACCGTCGATCAGGCGTTCGAGCACTTCGGCCGCGAGCCGCGGTTCACGCGCACGCTGCAGACCTTGCGCCGGGTTGGCCTCGGCTACCTCAAGCTCGGTCAGCCCGCCACCCAGTTGTCGGGCGGTGAGGCGCAGCGGTTGAAGATCGCGCGCGAGCTGGCGGAACGGGGGGCGGGAACGACTCTCTACCTGCTCGACGAGCCGACCGTGGGACTGCACTTCTCCGACGTCCAGCGGCTGCTCGAAGTGCTCGACGATCTGGTCGGCCGTGGCGACACGGTCGTCGTGGTCGAGCACAACCTGGACCTGATCCGGAATTCGGACTGGGTGATCGATCTGGGGCCCGACGGGGGAGACGGCGGCGGCGAGATCGTGGCCGAGGGATCTCCGGATGCCATCGCGGCGGTCGAGCGCTCATGGACCGGGCGCTTTCTGGCGGCGGAGATGCTGCGCGCGGCCGAAGCGCGTACGTAGTTCGCTCCGATGACCGGGAGCCGCGGGCCGGCGGCGGTCAGAACCTCGCCGCGGTCGACAGCTCCCACGAAAGCGGGTCAGGCTACAGGCTTCGCCTCAGCACCAGCAGATTCGCTCGCAGCCACCATGGACACCCGAGCGACGTCATGCGCTCGCGCGCGCGCCGGGTTCCGGCTTCGTCCCACACCATGCCGGCCTCCCGGAACTTCTCGACCCAGTAGCTCGGCGGTTGTTCGTTGACGTGGTCGACGCCGCCTTGCCCCGGCTGTGCGGCGCTGAACGCGATCACCGGGCCGAGTCCGGCGAGGCTGCGCGCGAGTGTCGACGCGAAAGTGGCCGGGAGGTGCTCGCCGACCTCGAAGCAGGTGACGAGATCGAAGACACGCGGTGCCACGAGGTCGCGAGTCAGATCGTGCTGCTCGATCTTCGCCGGATCGATCAGCGCGTTCTCGATGCCGGGTCGGCTTCCTTCGTAGCCCAGCACCGCGACCCCGCGCTTCTCGAATCCCGCCAGATAGACCGCGGTTCCGCACCCGACATCCACCACCGACCGGGGCGTGAACTCCTGCATGAGAAAGTCGACCACGACTTCGGCGGTGGGAAGCGTCATGTTCGTTTCGGCTCGAAAATACCCCGCCCCGTAGATCGCCTGGAGCGGGTCGCGCCCGGTCACCCGGCACGCGAGCTTGACCCCCGAGAGCCACAGATTCGTGAGTCGATTGACGAGTCCCATGAGTCCGAGCTTCCGGACGAACCACAGCACGCGGGTGCGCAGGCTGTGGTCGGTGAGCTCGATGGCGCTCGGGGACTGGCTCGACACGATCGGAAACTCCTCAGTGTGGCGGCGGACGCGGAGCACGACTATAGGCGAGGCACCGTCGGGTGCCCCGAACTTTGTCGCGTGGTCGCCCGACTTCAGAACGGCCGGGCGAGCACCTCGGGAAGCGGGCGATCGCGTGCCGTGATCGCAGTTTCGCTCCCACCCAGAACGGCGTCCTCCACCACCACGCCGCGCAGGAGCGGCAGCGGCACAAGCTCGAAGTACACGTTGCGCGGCTCGACGCCGGGAGTCGGCGACTCCCAGATTTCGCCCGGCGACTGTTCGGCGATGCCCAGTGCGCCGGTCGCCGCCGGCAGGAATTTGCGACGGGTCGCGAGCGCGTAGACCGGCACCGAGTGCTCGCGCGCCGCGAGTGCGGCGGCGAACGAGCCGATCTTGTTGATCACGCCTTGTTCGGTGATCGCATCGGCACCGAGCCACACCATCGCCGCCTGCGAGAGCAGCAGCGGCAATGCGGCGTCTGCGACCAGCCACACCGGCACGCCGGCTTTGGCGAGTGCCGAGGCCATGTGGCGACCCTCGAGGCGCGGGCGGCCTTCGCCGATCAACGCGCGGGGCGCCATGCCATTGCGATGCGCCTCGAGCAGAGCCTCTCGTACCGATGCGCTGGCGGACAGCGTGGCCACGAATGCGCCGCGGCGCTCGACGAGTTGCGCGGCCTGGCGCACCACCGACGCGGTGGAGGCGCGCAGGTCCTCGCGTTCGGCATCGCACGAGGCCACCAGCGAGGCACGAGCCTCGGCGACCCGGACTCCACGCAAAGCGGCGGTGTCGGCCACTTCGAGGGCGCGCGCCGCGAGCTGGTGCACGAGCGCCATGGAGGGCTGCGAACTCTGCGCTTCGCGCAGGAAGGCGAGCAGTGAGGCGCGAAACCCGGCGGCGTCGGCCGACGCGTCGATCGTCGCGTGTCGCTCGAGCGCATCGAGGAGCTCGTAGGCGACATCGCTCGAGCCCGAGTGTCGATCGTCGGCGAAAGCGCTCACGGCATCACCCCCCGAACAGCTTCTTCAACCACAGCCCGGTGGTCTGGCGACCGAGTTCGCCGAACGCCTCGGTGAGCGGGATCTCCTTGGGGCACACTTCCACGCAGTTCTGCGCGTTGCCGCATTCGCTCAAGCCCCCGCGTCCCATGATCGACTCGAGCCGCTCGCGGGCGTTCATGTGCCCGGTCGGATGAGCGTTGAACAACCGCACCTGCGCGAGCGGAGCCGGCCCGATGAAGTCCGAGCGGTCGTTGAACTGCGGGCACACCTCCATGCAGCATCCGCACGTCATGCAGCGCGAGAACGCATAGGCGATCTCGCGCTCGGACTCCGAAACGCGCGGGCCGGGACCCAGGTCGTGGGTGCCGTCGATCGCAATCCAGGCCTTGACCTGCTTCAGACCCTCGAACATCCGCGTCCGGTCGACCTGCAGGTCGCGCACGATCGGGAACTTGGTGAGCGGCTCCAACACGATCGGCGCATCCGGCAGCTTGTCGACGAGCTGGGTGCAGGACTGGCACGGCTTGCCGTTCACCAGCATGGTGCACGAGCCGCACACTTCCTCGAGGCACGACGCGTCCCATGCGATCGGAGTGGTCTTCTGCCCGGCCCGGGTGACCGGGCGTTTGCGGATTTCCATCAGGCACGAGATCACGTTCATGTTCGCCCGCCACGGCATCGAGAACTCTTCCCAGTAGGGCGCCGCGGTCGGCGTGTCCTGGCGTTTGATGCGCAACTCGATCGTGGTGCGAGCCATGGCGTCCTCTAGTCGTACTTGCGTTCGACGGGAGCGGCGAGCGAGGTATCGACCGGGTCGTAGCGGAAACGCGGGCCGTCGGGGCTCGCGATCGCGACCGTGGTCTTGAGCCAGTTCACGTCATCACGTTTCGGGAAGTCGGGTTTGAAGTGCGCGCCTCGACTCTCGTCGCGCTGCAGCGCTCCGATCGTGACCACCCGCGCCAGCTCCAGCATGTTCTCGAGCTGATTCAGGAACGAAAGCGGACCGTTCGCCCACGAGCCGTGATCCAGGACGGTCGTACGGTCCCAGCGTTCGCGCAACTCGCGCAGCTTGTCGTCGGTCGCCTTGAGCTTCGCGTTCTCGCGCACGATCGTGACGTTTTCGAGCATCAGCTCGCCCATCTCGTCCCACAGGACGTAGGGATTCTCGGGACCGTCGCGCTTCGCAAGCGCTTCGAAGTGTCGCGTCCAGTGGCGCTCCGCGGCTTCGAACGGTGCGCTCGGAAGCTCGCCGACGCTTCCCGCCTGTGCGCGCGTCCAGGCCACCGCGGCCGGGCCGCCGATCTGGCCACCGTAGACGCACGACAGCAGCGAGTTCGCACCGAGCCGATTCGCGCCGTGGTACTGGTATTCGCACTCGCCGATCGCGTAGAGCCCCGGCACGTTCGTCATCTGGTTGCGAGTACTCCCGTGGTCGAGGAAACCGTCGGCGGTGCGCTCGTAGTCGACCCACAGCCCGCCCATCGAGTAGTGGACGGCGGGGGAGATGCGCATCGCGATCTTGCGCGGATCGTCACCCGTGAACTTCTCGTAGATCTCGATGATGCCGCCCAGCTTCCGATCGAGTTCCTCGGCCGAGAGGTGCGTGAGGTCCAGGTACACCTCGTTGCGGCCGCCGACGCCGAGACGGCGGTCGACGCACACGTGGTGGATCTCGCGGCTCGCGACATCGCGAGGCACCAGGTTCTTGAAGCGCGGGTACTTCTCCTCGAGGAAGTACCACCGCTCGCTCTCGGGAATCTCGCGCGGTCCACGCGGATCGCCGGCCTGCTTCGGCACCCACACGCGGCCGCCCTCGCCGCGCGCCGACTCGCTCATGAGTCGCAGCTTGTCCTCGCCGGGAATCGCGGTGGGGTGCACCTGGATGAACTCGCCGTTCGCATACCACGCGCCTTCGCGGTAGGCCGCAGCCGCAGCGGAGCCCGAGTTGATGATCGAGTTCGTCGAGCGGCCGAACAGCAGTCCGGGTCCGCCGGTCGCGAGGATCACTGCGTCGGCGCGGAACGCGCGCGGCTTCATGCTGCGCAGATCGAGCGCCACGGTCCCCACACAGCGGCCGCCGTCGTCCTTCACCAGTCCGAGGAACTCCCACGACTCGTACTTGGTCACGAGGCCGGCGACCTCGTAGCGGCGCACCTGCTCATCGAGCGCGTACAGCATCTGCTGCCCGGTGGTGGCGCCTGCGAACGCGGTGCGGTGGTGGAGCGTGCCGCCGAAGCGCCGGAAGTCGAGGAAGCCCTCGGGCGTGCGGTTGAAGGTCACGCCCATGCGGTCGAGCAGATAGATGATGCCGGGTGCGGCGTAGCACATCGCCTTGACGGGCGGCTGGTGGGCCAGGAAGTCGCCGCCCTTGACGCTGTCGAAGAAGTGGATCTCGGGCGAATCGTTCTCGCCCTTCACGTTCACGGCGCCATTGATGCCACCCTGCGCGCACACCGAATGCGAACGTTTGACCGGCACGACCGAGAACAGATCCACGGCCACGCCGGCCTCGGCGATCCGGATCGCGGCCATGAGGCCCGCGAGCCCGCCGCCCACGACCGCGATCCGCGTCTCGGCCATCAGCGATGCTCCGAGGCGTTCATCACCGTCACGTCTGCGGGCGGCGGCGCGTGCTTCTGGAACAGGTTGAGCCCGTGGCCGGTGAAGGCGAGCAGCGCGTTGATCCCGACCAGCGACAGAACCACCACGACCGCCATCGCCGCGCGCCCGGCCCAACGCTGAGCACTGCGGCTCGTCACCAGCCCCCAGTGGATCGCGAATCCGAACAACCCGTTACCGAAGTGATAGCACGCCGCGATCACGCCCAGCACGTAGAACGCGAACACGCCCGGATGCGACAGATGCTCGCGCATGTAGGCGAACAGGCTCGGGGCCGACATCGCCTCGGCACTGAAGCGCGTCGACCAGGTGTGATAGACGAGGTACAGCACCAGGAACAGCCCGCTGAAGCGCTGAAGGCTGTAGTGCCAGTTGCGGGCGTAGCCGTGGCGATCGAGGTTCGCCTGCGAGGTGGTCGCG is a window of Candidatus Eisenbacteria bacterium DNA encoding:
- the sdhB gene encoding succinate dehydrogenase iron-sulfur subunit; the protein is MARTTIELRIKRQDTPTAAPYWEEFSMPWRANMNVISCLMEIRKRPVTRAGQKTTPIAWDASCLEEVCGSCTMLVNGKPCQSCTQLVDKLPDAPIVLEPLTKFPIVRDLQVDRTRMFEGLKQVKAWIAIDGTHDLGPGPRVSESEREIAYAFSRCMTCGCCMEVCPQFNDRSDFIGPAPLAQVRLFNAHPTGHMNARERLESIMGRGGLSECGNAQNCVEVCPKEIPLTEAFGELGRQTTGLWLKKLFGG
- the sdhA gene encoding succinate dehydrogenase flavoprotein subunit, giving the protein MAETRIAVVGGGLAGLMAAIRIAEAGVAVDLFSVVPVKRSHSVCAQGGINGAVNVKGENDSPEIHFFDSVKGGDFLAHQPPVKAMCYAAPGIIYLLDRMGVTFNRTPEGFLDFRRFGGTLHHRTAFAGATTGQQMLYALDEQVRRYEVAGLVTKYESWEFLGLVKDDGGRCVGTVALDLRSMKPRAFRADAVILATGGPGLLFGRSTNSIINSGSAAAAAYREGAWYANGEFIQVHPTAIPGEDKLRLMSESARGEGGRVWVPKQAGDPRGPREIPESERWYFLEEKYPRFKNLVPRDVASREIHHVCVDRRLGVGGRNEVYLDLTHLSAEELDRKLGGIIEIYEKFTGDDPRKIAMRISPAVHYSMGGLWVDYERTADGFLDHGSTRNQMTNVPGLYAIGECEYQYHGANRLGANSLLSCVYGGQIGGPAAVAWTRAQAGSVGELPSAPFEAAERHWTRHFEALAKRDGPENPYVLWDEMGELMLENVTIVRENAKLKATDDKLRELRERWDRTTVLDHGSWANGPLSFLNQLENMLELARVVTIGALQRDESRGAHFKPDFPKRDDVNWLKTTVAIASPDGPRFRYDPVDTSLAAPVERKYD
- a CDS encoding succinate dehydrogenase produces the protein MRVSDSTYYTLKRLHSLSGVVPIGAFLLEHFLTNSRALQGAAAFDRAAAELAGLPYVVLLEAGGIWMPILFHMVLGILIATTSQANLDRHGYARNWHYSLQRFSGLFLVLYLVYHTWSTRFSAEAMSAPSLFAYMREHLSHPGVFAFYVLGVIAACYHFGNGLFGFAIHWGLVTSRSAQRWAGRAAMAVVVVLSLVGINALLAFTGHGLNLFQKHAPPPADVTVMNASEHR